CCACGAGTATGGGCGAACGCCTCTGCCGTCGGATACTACGGGCGCGGCCCTCGTCTCGACCCGTTCGACGAGTCGTCCCCGAAGGGGTCAGGTTTTCTCGCCGACATCGTCGAGATGTGGGAGGCAGCGACAGCGCCCGCTGCCGACCGAACCCGTGTCGTTCACCTCCGCACGGGTGTCGTGATCGGCCCAATGGGCGCTCTCACCCCGCTCGCCCTCGCCACCAAATTCGGTTGTGGCCCCACCTTTGCCTCCGGAGCCCAGCGGTGGCCTTGGGTCTCTCTCTTCGATGAGGCGAGAGCGATCGAGCATGTGCTCTCGGCGGACGTCGCCGGCCCCGTCAATATCGCCGCTCCGGTGCTCGATACTCAGTCAGAAGTCGTGGATGCTGTTGCTCGCCGACTTCACCGACCGAACTGGTTGCGAATTCCGGCGCCACTCTTGCGCGTCATGTTGGGCACGGCAGCCAACGACATGCTGCTCTCCGACCAGCCCGTGGCACCGAACGTTCTTCTTGACTCCGGCTTCGAATTCTCGATCGACCAGATCGACGAAGCCGTCGCTGTCGCCCTCGGACTCAAGTGGAAGCCCCCGCAGTCGTACTCTGACTGATCCGCTGAGTGCGGTGGATGCTTCGCGCAAGTGACCGCAGGCCAGAGCATTCGTCTGCTCGCGACCACCACCACCCTTTCGGGAGTTCGACCGTCGGGTTATGTTTGCGACATGCATCCTCGGCACGGGCACCTGCCCCACGTGACACGTCGTCGACCTGGCATACTGCTGCTGATCGCGTTCGCCGCGGTCATCGCCGTGGGCACGGGCCTGCTGATGCTGCCGGTGTCACAAGCGGGCGAGGGTTCCGCGACCCTCATCGATGCTCTGTTCACCGCCGTGTCGGCCACCTGCGTCACGGGCCTGACCGTCGTCGACACGGCGACATACTGGTCGCCCTTCGGTCAGGTTGTGATCATTCTGCTGGTCCAGGTTGGCGGGTTCGGCGTGATGACCTTTGCCACCGTGCTGGGAGTCGTAGTACTGCGCCGGCTGTCGCTTCGAGCAGAGCTGGCCGTCGCCGCAGAGGTGAAGACGACAACGCTCAGCGATGTGCGCAAGCTTGTCGTCGGGGTCATCAGCATCTCGATTGTTGTGGAGGTGCTCATCGCGGCAGCTCTGGCGGCGAGGTTCGCGGCGGGCTACGGCGAATCTCTCGGGCGATCACTGTGGCTTGGCGTGTTTCACGCCATTGCGTCATTCAACAACGCAGGCTTCGCGCTGTTCACCGACAACGCTGAAAGCTTTGTCAGCGACCCGCTGATCTGCCTGCCCCTGTGCGCTGCCGTCATCATCGGTGGGCTCGGATTTCCCGTGATCATGCAGTTGGCCCGCTACGCTCGCACGCCGCGGCTGTGGACAATGAACACTCGCATCGTGATCGTTGCCACACTCGTTCTCCTCATCGCGGGAACCATCTACATCACGGCAATCGAGTGGAACAATCCCGACACGTTCGGCCGTCTCAGCGGCCCCTCCAAGATTCTCGCGGGGTTCTTTCAATCGGTCCAGACGCGCAGCGGCGGTCTCAACAGCGTCGACATCGGCGACATGCATCCCGCAACGTTGCTCGGCATGGATGCACTCATGTTCATCGGCGCCGGCCCGGCCGGAACAGCCGGCGGCATCAAGGTCACCACCTTCGCGGTACTTCTCTTCATTGTCTTCACCGAGATCCGCGGTGAGCACTCCGTGAACATCCTCGGCAAAGGACTCGCGCGCTCCGTGAACCACCAGGCCACGACGGTGGTCGTGCTGGCGACGACGGTGCTCTTCACAGCATCCGCCTTCATTCTTCTGGTGACCGACATCGACATCGGCCGCACGGTATTCGAAGCGATATCCGCCTTCGGCACCGTGGGGCTCTCAACGGGAATCACCGCGTCACTTCCCAACTCTGCGCAGATGGCCCTCATCGTTCTGATGTACGTAGGACGACTCGGCCCCATGGCCGTCGCCACGGCTCTGGCGCTACGCCAACGACACATCCGTTACGAACTTCCGAAAGAAAGGCCGATCATTGGTTAGCATCAAGAAACGCCGCCCGCATCAGATTCCCGAGGCCGGTTCCGTGGCCGTGCTGGGCCTCGGCCGATTCGGACAGTCACTCGGGTTGGAGCTGATGGACAGCCATACCGAGGTGCTCGGCGTCGATATCGACCCCTCCACAGTTCAAGATCTTGACGGGATGCTGACGCACGTTGTGCGCGCCGACACGACAAGCGAGGAGGCCATGCGGCAGATAAACGTTCATCAGTTTGAGCGCGTTGTCGTCGCCATCGGAACCGACATTCAGGCAAGCATCCTCACCGCATCGCTGCTCTTGAGATTTGGCGTCGAAAACATCTGGGCCAAGGCGGTTTCAGACGCACATGGCACGATCCTTGAGCAGCTCGGCGTCAAACACGTCGTGTATCCGGAACGCGACATGGGCCGCCGTGTCGCACACCTTGTGCGCGGCGTCATGCAGGATTTTCTGGAAATCGGCGATCACTTTGCGCTCGTCAAGAGCCCACCGAACAGCGCCATCGTCGGAGTCCCCCTCGCCGAGGCAGACGTGCGCTCCAACTATGGGGTGACGATTGCGGCGTTCAAGCGCGCCGGCGAAGACTGGAGCTACACCTCAGCTGACACCGTCATCGAGAAGGACGACATCATTCTGATCGCCGGGAATGTGCGCAAGGCGGAGGCGTTCAGCCAGCTGGAGTGAGCGTCAGTACGGGTGCAGAGCGTCAGCCGAGCGCTGTACGGCCTTCAAAGGCTCGACCGAGTGTGACCTCATCTGCGTATTCAAGATCGCCGCCGACAGGGAGACCCGAAGCTAGCCTGGTGACGCGAATCTCAAGGGTCTTGAGCAACCGACTGAGGTACGTCGCTGTCGCCTCCCCCTCCAGGTTGGGGTCGGTTGCAACGATGACCTCGGTCACCGTGCTGTCGGCGAGACGCTGCATAAGCTCGCGGATGCGCAGGTCGTCTGGCCCGATGCCGTCGATGGGACTGATTGCCCCGCCCAGCACATGGTAAAGGCCTCGGAACTCGCGCGTGCGTTCAATCGCGACCACGTCTTTTGCCTCTTCGACGACGCAGATGAACGAGTGGTCGCGTCGAGGATCGCGGCAAATGGAGCACTGCTCCTGCTCGGCCACATTTCCGCAGATCTCACAGAAGAAAACCTTGTCGCGCACGTCGACGAGAAGCTCAGCGAGGCGTGAAACGTCAAACGACTCGGTCTGAACGATGTGAAACGCGATGCGCTGTGCAGACTTGGGCCCGATGCCCGGAAGCCGGCCGAACTCGTCGATCAGCTCTTGAACGATACCTTCATACATGCGCTAGTTGAACCTCTGCTGCGTCGTGTTTTCCTGCTCTTCGATAAAGCGGGCGCGGAGCACTTCGCGCACAACAGCTTCGCCGTATCTGCCGCTCCTCTGCTGTTGCGTTTGCTGCTGAGGTTGTTGCTGCGCAACAGGTTGCTCGGCGGCATCCGGGCCTGGTGCTTCTACCTGCCCAGGTTTCTGCTGAACAGGCTGAGGCTTCTGCTGCTCTGCCTGCGAGCTCGCCGCCTGCGCGGGCTGAGCGACGGGCGCCGGTGCCGTCGCTGCCCTCTGCTCGCTGACCTGGCTCGGTGCATCGTCGGCATCGTCATCCGAGGGAATCTGCACAACGCTCCACCCGGTGACCGGTGCGTTCGGCTCTGCGGCCGGTTCGCGCGCGGGCTCTGATGCGACTGGCGCGGCTTGTGCCGGAGCTGGCACAGGCTCGTCTGGGGGCGCGGCGTCTTCGTAGGGGTCAAACGGCGGCTCGTCGTC
The Paramicrobacterium chengjingii DNA segment above includes these coding regions:
- the recR gene encoding recombination mediator RecR, producing the protein MYEGIVQELIDEFGRLPGIGPKSAQRIAFHIVQTESFDVSRLAELLVDVRDKVFFCEICGNVAEQEQCSICRDPRRDHSFICVVEEAKDVVAIERTREFRGLYHVLGGAISPIDGIGPDDLRIRELMQRLADSTVTEVIVATDPNLEGEATATYLSRLLKTLEIRVTRLASGLPVGGDLEYADEVTLGRAFEGRTALG
- a CDS encoding TrkH family potassium uptake protein; amino-acid sequence: MHPRHGHLPHVTRRRPGILLLIAFAAVIAVGTGLLMLPVSQAGEGSATLIDALFTAVSATCVTGLTVVDTATYWSPFGQVVIILLVQVGGFGVMTFATVLGVVVLRRLSLRAELAVAAEVKTTTLSDVRKLVVGVISISIVVEVLIAAALAARFAAGYGESLGRSLWLGVFHAIASFNNAGFALFTDNAESFVSDPLICLPLCAAVIIGGLGFPVIMQLARYARTPRLWTMNTRIVIVATLVLLIAGTIYITAIEWNNPDTFGRLSGPSKILAGFFQSVQTRSGGLNSVDIGDMHPATLLGMDALMFIGAGPAGTAGGIKVTTFAVLLFIVFTEIRGEHSVNILGKGLARSVNHQATTVVVLATTVLFTASAFILLVTDIDIGRTVFEAISAFGTVGLSTGITASLPNSAQMALIVLMYVGRLGPMAVATALALRQRHIRYELPKERPIIG
- a CDS encoding TIGR01777 family oxidoreductase, translating into MAMRILLSGASGMIGTALHMRLRDMGHDVRLLVRRPPAHDREVRWDPATDTVPSEQIEWADAVVSLSGSSLTRLPWTPGYRSTIRSSRVDTTHTMATAIAEATNPPRVWANASAVGYYGRGPRLDPFDESSPKGSGFLADIVEMWEAATAPAADRTRVVHLRTGVVIGPMGALTPLALATKFGCGPTFASGAQRWPWVSLFDEARAIEHVLSADVAGPVNIAAPVLDTQSEVVDAVARRLHRPNWLRIPAPLLRVMLGTAANDMLLSDQPVAPNVLLDSGFEFSIDQIDEAVAVALGLKWKPPQSYSD
- a CDS encoding potassium channel family protein — translated: MVSIKKRRPHQIPEAGSVAVLGLGRFGQSLGLELMDSHTEVLGVDIDPSTVQDLDGMLTHVVRADTTSEEAMRQINVHQFERVVVAIGTDIQASILTASLLLRFGVENIWAKAVSDAHGTILEQLGVKHVVYPERDMGRRVAHLVRGVMQDFLEIGDHFALVKSPPNSAIVGVPLAEADVRSNYGVTIAAFKRAGEDWSYTSADTVIEKDDIILIAGNVRKAEAFSQLE